The following coding sequences lie in one Streptomyces lydicus genomic window:
- the fxlM gene encoding methyltransferase, FxLD system, which produces MYTARDQWEQHYGDGKGFQQLGERERELLAEHTPVPEGGGRALEVGCGTGEFAACLALLGYAVDAVDFADSALARARAEHADVEGVRWLRLDIERDDPAQLHDDYDLIVMRLMYPFLRDRARVLHGLGERLRDGGALVVITPVVENTPEERRGIALDEGEIALITAGWKSVQRLDASGLAVLVLRDARHTFTRAVEKRPTTGHALTGALAVVTDDAGRVLLGRSRRGMLELPGGKTTGSEDFAGAAVRELAEETGLIADPGDAHVVTMLADDSHGVPRLTAVVRITDWAGTLTNPEPKLFDRWEWHDLHALACAGDIFTPAAQSLAAIWPGVIPDLPPAHTYPLAVAQPPVPGEPGEALRLRRQMTETVIAGGWAPSEPVRDALRTVPRHRFAPEVDLATAYDGDDRAVITQRDENGTAISSVSAAWLQADMIEHLRLKPGMTVLEVGSGGYNAELLSHVLGPHGRVVTVDVDPYVVHRTQRLCAEAGSGRVTAVLGDGGLGAPDHAPDRGFDGVMITHNASDIAPAWREQLADGARLVVPLAMGGYTRALTLVRRDDVLHCEHWTYCGFVRDRGAAARTAPAARLADGEVTVRWEDGAPGDAAGLDEALRGPRHELSTGLVVRGLFNFETLQIYAATTLPRFCRLTAPAGSTLITQQDAAAMAADGSLAYLTYRKVKDAPDPDDRRSEFFIHAYGPAADELAEGFADCVHTWDQKVRESGYPPMTIHPAGTPDEQLPVGDVFNKPSARLVFQWPGRVPRRAQEPHPAGGRHA; this is translated from the coding sequence ATGTACACCGCCCGTGATCAGTGGGAGCAGCACTACGGCGACGGCAAGGGATTTCAGCAGCTCGGCGAACGGGAGCGGGAGCTGCTCGCCGAGCACACCCCGGTCCCGGAGGGCGGCGGTCGGGCTCTTGAAGTGGGCTGTGGCACCGGGGAGTTCGCCGCCTGTCTCGCCTTGCTCGGCTACGCCGTGGACGCCGTCGACTTCGCCGACAGCGCGCTCGCCCGGGCCCGCGCGGAGCACGCCGATGTCGAGGGCGTGCGCTGGCTGCGTCTGGACATCGAGCGTGACGACCCGGCCCAGCTGCACGACGACTACGACCTGATCGTCATGCGGCTGATGTACCCCTTCCTGCGCGACCGCGCTCGCGTCCTGCACGGGCTGGGTGAGCGGCTCCGGGACGGTGGTGCCCTCGTCGTCATCACCCCGGTGGTGGAAAACACGCCCGAGGAGCGACGCGGAATCGCCCTGGACGAAGGCGAGATCGCCCTGATCACCGCCGGGTGGAAGTCGGTGCAGCGGCTGGACGCGTCCGGCCTGGCCGTCCTGGTCCTGCGCGACGCCCGCCACACCTTCACCCGGGCTGTTGAGAAGAGGCCGACCACCGGCCACGCCCTGACCGGCGCCCTCGCAGTCGTCACCGACGATGCCGGCCGGGTCCTGCTCGGCCGGTCCCGGCGCGGCATGCTCGAGCTGCCCGGCGGCAAAACCACCGGTTCCGAGGACTTCGCCGGCGCAGCCGTGCGCGAGCTCGCCGAAGAGACCGGTCTGATTGCCGATCCGGGCGACGCTCATGTGGTGACGATGCTCGCTGATGACAGCCACGGCGTGCCGCGGCTCACGGCTGTCGTCCGCATCACCGACTGGGCGGGAACCCTCACCAACCCGGAACCGAAGTTGTTCGACCGGTGGGAATGGCACGACCTGCACGCCCTGGCCTGCGCCGGCGACATCTTCACCCCTGCCGCGCAGTCACTGGCCGCCATCTGGCCCGGGGTCATTCCCGACCTGCCGCCCGCTCACACCTACCCCCTCGCCGTCGCCCAGCCCCCGGTGCCAGGCGAGCCCGGCGAAGCTCTCCGGCTTCGGCGGCAGATGACCGAGACGGTCATCGCCGGGGGCTGGGCCCCCTCCGAGCCGGTCCGCGATGCGCTGCGGACCGTGCCCCGCCACCGCTTCGCCCCCGAGGTAGACCTCGCGACCGCCTACGACGGCGACGACCGGGCCGTCATCACCCAGCGCGACGAGAACGGAACGGCGATCAGCTCGGTCTCAGCGGCTTGGCTCCAGGCCGACATGATCGAGCACCTCCGGCTGAAGCCGGGGATGACCGTGCTGGAAGTCGGTTCGGGCGGGTACAACGCAGAGCTCCTGTCACACGTCCTGGGACCGCACGGGCGCGTGGTGACCGTGGACGTCGACCCGTATGTCGTACACCGCACCCAGCGGCTGTGCGCGGAAGCCGGCAGCGGCCGGGTCACCGCCGTCCTCGGCGACGGCGGTCTCGGCGCCCCCGACCACGCCCCCGACCGGGGGTTCGACGGGGTGATGATCACGCACAATGCGTCGGACATCGCCCCGGCCTGGCGGGAACAACTCGCCGACGGAGCACGCTTGGTGGTGCCCCTTGCAATGGGCGGCTACACCCGCGCCCTCACCCTGGTCCGGCGCGATGACGTGCTGCACTGCGAGCACTGGACATACTGCGGGTTCGTGCGGGACCGCGGCGCCGCCGCCCGCACCGCCCCCGCCGCCCGACTGGCCGACGGCGAAGTCACGGTGCGGTGGGAGGACGGCGCCCCCGGCGATGCCGCCGGTCTCGACGAGGCGCTGCGCGGTCCGCGGCACGAGCTCTCCACGGGCCTGGTCGTCCGGGGCCTCTTCAATTTCGAGACCCTGCAGATCTACGCCGCGACCACGCTGCCCAGATTCTGTCGCCTGACCGCCCCCGCGGGGTCCACCCTGATCACGCAGCAGGACGCGGCCGCGATGGCGGCGGACGGCTCCCTCGCCTACCTGACCTACCGCAAGGTCAAGGACGCCCCGGACCCGGACGACCGCCGCAGCGAGTTCTTCATCCACGCCTACGGCCCGGCCGCCGACGAGCTGGCGGAGGGCTTCGCCGACTGCGTGCACACCTGGGACCAGAAGGTGCGCGAGAGCGGCTACCCGCCGATGACCATCCACCCTGCCGGCACCCCTGACGAGCAGCTGCCGGTCGGCGACGTGTTCAACAAGCCCTCCGCCAGGCTCGTCTTCCAGTGGCCGGGCCGCGTCCCCCGTCGAGCGCAGGAACCTCACCCGGCGGGCGGACGCCATGCCTGA
- a CDS encoding phosphotransferase, translated as MSSTQRHTEPLDVHLIALREGAAGPEVLLSRRAGEVYAAGCWHLVSGHLDGPWEDMVTALVREVREETGVVVDPADVRAAVTVHHRAPAGEARVGVFFEVRRWHGTPRVMEPHVCDAVSWFPLDALPEPMVAYCRAGLEAYRAGARMAVHFQQPGDPIAYAPEADRLALVPDPGTGAPEEAVRDFAERAVGRITGWTDVSWVREESRVWRARGAEGGTWYVKSHQNARFHQREVDALRSWVPALGPAAPRLVAVEASLRTVVLTAVGGRSLYGAVHRPEQQRRIFYRVGQLAAAIHRSAPPRAGGSTPPLGKLERHLAGARAHLSPGDEDFIRVVAVQGAGLPALEAVPTHGDFQLRNLRWDEAADTLYVVDFERSEAGPAVRDFVRLSDAWHGRPDLQAALLDGYGRAFTEAEEAHLTVLSVLDAVSGISYGATHGDFELVERGRRTLAHLRTRQRPDHDRTT; from the coding sequence GTGAGCAGCACCCAGCGGCACACCGAGCCGCTGGACGTCCACCTGATCGCCTTGCGCGAGGGCGCGGCGGGGCCCGAGGTGCTGCTGTCCCGGCGGGCCGGTGAGGTGTACGCGGCCGGCTGCTGGCATTTGGTCAGCGGTCACCTGGACGGTCCGTGGGAGGACATGGTCACGGCGCTGGTGCGCGAGGTGCGGGAGGAGACCGGCGTGGTGGTCGACCCGGCGGATGTCCGCGCGGCTGTCACGGTGCACCACCGCGCCCCCGCCGGTGAGGCGCGGGTGGGGGTCTTCTTCGAGGTCCGGCGCTGGCACGGCACGCCGCGGGTCATGGAACCGCATGTGTGCGACGCCGTGAGCTGGTTCCCGCTCGACGCGCTCCCGGAGCCGATGGTGGCGTACTGCCGGGCCGGGCTGGAGGCCTACCGGGCGGGCGCGCGGATGGCGGTGCACTTCCAGCAGCCCGGCGATCCGATCGCCTACGCCCCGGAAGCCGACCGGCTGGCCCTGGTGCCCGACCCCGGCACTGGCGCGCCGGAGGAGGCGGTGCGTGATTTCGCCGAGCGGGCGGTGGGCCGGATCACCGGCTGGACGGACGTGTCATGGGTCCGAGAGGAGAGCCGCGTGTGGCGGGCGCGCGGCGCCGAGGGCGGAACCTGGTACGTCAAGAGCCACCAAAACGCCCGCTTCCATCAGCGTGAAGTGGATGCCCTGCGCAGCTGGGTGCCTGCGCTCGGCCCGGCGGCCCCGCGGCTGGTGGCCGTCGAGGCGTCGCTGCGGACGGTGGTGCTCACCGCGGTGGGAGGCCGGTCCCTGTACGGCGCCGTCCACCGGCCGGAGCAGCAGCGGCGGATCTTCTACCGCGTCGGGCAGCTCGCGGCCGCGATCCACCGCAGTGCCCCGCCCCGCGCGGGCGGCAGCACGCCGCCCCTGGGGAAGCTGGAGCGGCACCTGGCCGGAGCTCGCGCCCACCTCTCGCCCGGGGACGAGGACTTCATCCGCGTGGTGGCTGTGCAGGGCGCGGGCCTGCCCGCGCTGGAGGCGGTGCCGACCCACGGCGACTTCCAACTGCGCAACCTGCGCTGGGACGAAGCCGCCGACACGCTGTACGTAGTGGACTTCGAGCGAAGCGAAGCGGGCCCCGCGGTACGGGACTTCGTGCGGCTGTCCGATGCCTGGCACGGCCGGCCCGACCTGCAGGCGGCCCTGCTGGACGGCTACGGCCGCGCCTTCACTGAGGCGGAGGAAGCACACCTCACCGTCCTGTCCGTCCTCGATGCCGTCTCCGGCATCTCCTACGGCGCTACCCACGGCGACTTCGAGCTGGTGGAGCGCGGCCGACGCACCCTGGCCCACCTCCGCACCCGCCAGCGCCCTGACCATGACCGCACCACATGA
- a CDS encoding class I SAM-dependent methyltransferase: MIRPDQPASAAASDDALFGAEAADYARYRSGLPDAAVRLLAATQHDVPAPILLDLGTGTGQVPRVLLPVLDCLVHIDLVDVNESMLEAARAALEPADSAFSDVAKHAFPVSRTWRPEDVLGYLRTTSFARPALFAGHHGEFEDAALRQLQDHARGGALKEDAVFTVLLARRPGGDA, translated from the coding sequence ATGATCCGTCCCGATCAACCGGCCTCTGCGGCGGCTTCGGATGACGCCCTGTTCGGGGCCGAGGCCGCCGACTACGCCCGCTATCGTTCCGGCCTTCCGGACGCCGCGGTCCGGCTCCTGGCCGCCACCCAGCACGACGTGCCCGCCCCCATCCTGCTGGACCTGGGGACCGGTACCGGCCAGGTGCCCCGCGTGCTGCTGCCCGTCCTGGACTGCCTGGTTCACATCGATCTGGTCGATGTGAACGAGTCGATGCTGGAGGCAGCCCGCGCCGCACTCGAACCGGCCGACTCGGCGTTCAGCGACGTGGCCAAGCACGCCTTCCCCGTCTCCCGCACGTGGAGGCCCGAGGACGTCCTCGGCTACCTGCGCACCACCAGCTTCGCCCGCCCTGCCCTGTTCGCCGGCCACCATGGCGAGTTCGAGGATGCTGCTCTCCGGCAGCTTCAGGACCACGCCCGCGGCGGCGCCCTGAAGGAGGACGCGGTATTCACCGTGCTGCTCGCGCGGCGCCCCGGCGGTGACGCGTGA